The Oncorhynchus masou masou isolate Uvic2021 unplaced genomic scaffold, UVic_Omas_1.1 unplaced_scaffold_908, whole genome shotgun sequence region ACCCTACTGATGTGTAACCCTACTGATGTTACCGCGCTCCACCCTACTGATGTGTACCGCGCTCCACCCTACTGATGTGTACCGCGCTCCACCCTACTGATGTGTACCGCGCTCCACCCTACTGATGTGTACCGCGCTCCACCCTACTGATGTGTACCGCGCTCCACCCTACTGATGTGTACCGCGCTCCACCCTACTGATGTGTACCGCGCTCCACCCTACTGATGTGTACCGCGCTCCACCCTACTGTTGTGTACCGCGCCCACCCTACTGATGTGTACCGCGCTCCACCCTACTGTGTGTACCGCGCTCCACCCTACTGATGTGTACCGCGACCACCCTACTGTGTGTACCTACCCTACTGATGTGTACCGCGCTCCACCCTACTGTGTGTACCGCGCTCCACCCTACTGATGTGTACCGCGCCACCCTACTGATGTGTACCGCGCTCCACCCTACTGACCGCGACCACCCTACTGTGTACCGCGCCACCCTACTGCGTGTACCGCGACCACCCTACTGATGTACCGCTCCACCCTACTGCGTGTACCGCTGACCCTACTGTGTGTACCGCGACCACCCTACTGCGTGTACCGCGACCACCCTACTGATGTGTACCGCGACCACCCTACTGTGTGTACCGCGCTCCACCCTACTGATGTGTACCGCGCTCCACCCTACTGATGTGTACCGCGCTCCACCCTACTGATGTGTACCGCGCTCCACCCTACTGATGTGTACCGCGCTCCACCCTACTGATGTGTACCGCGCTCCACCCTACTGATGTGTACCGCGCTCCACCCTACTGATGTGTACCGCGCTCCATCTGTCAGCCTCGAGTTGATGTAGCTGCATGAAATCTGTCAAACAGTGTCACTTCACTGACTGAGAACAATGTCCCTTTTCTACAGCTGGCTTCCCTGGACCTTCCCTTTAAAAGGTCCTTCAAACCCCACCACAGTGTAGTCTACTACTCCACAAACAGGCTACTTCCTGAATAGGACTGTGTGTGGAACATGTAAACATGATGACGTGCTCTGCCTGTCTGGCAAGCAGTGGCTAACCTACTGTATATACATCTGAAATGTTGTCCCATTGTTTAGTTGTAGTATAGGCCCAATGACGCCAAGTAGAATAACATAACCTTTCACTATGGAATGAAGGAGACGAAAGGGTAGGTTCTTTGTTGGCATTCCCAGTGTCCTTTATGGAACAAAATCTACATAcctgtgtgcgtgcgcgtgtgaaTCTTGAGGTTTTCCGACCGAGCAAACACTTTCCCGCAGTCTGGGAAAGTGCAGGAGAACGGTTTCTCCCCAGTGTGTACCCTGATGTGGTTTATCAGTTTATATTTGGCTTTAAACGCCTTTCCTTCTCTCAGGCATTCTTCCCACATACAAACATGGCTCAGGGGCTCGAGCCCAGCGACGTGCTCGGTGCTTACGTGGTCCACCAGCTCGTGCATGGAGCTGAAAGTTTGGTCGCATATCCTTTGTTTTGAAGTTCGGTCACGGTGCTCGTGGTCCGTCCATTTGCAGACCAGCTCGGGCTTTATCGGCCTGTTGTTGTTGGTGGAGTATTCCGCATAGGCGCCCGTGGTGGAAGCGCGCGGTGAAGGAGAAGCGATGTATGAGATCATGGAATTGTTATTGCGGAGCAGAGAGTGGCCATTGTGGCGATGGCGACCACCCGGCCGCTGCATGGTAGTAAAGACGGGCCTCGGGCTGGCTGTCTTGCCTTTCTCTGTCCGTTATGCTTCCTGCGGCTGCAGATAGAAACCGCGCTGATTTGGGGAAACCACGTTGATCTTAACGCGGTCCGCCCAGGTTTTGGACTACCGAGGAGCATGAGGCATATTCTGTAAATTGGCCGTAAACCCGGTTAGAACCAGGTGGTCCGTCCCCACATAGTTGTAAGAAAAACTGGCAGATCTATGACCGTATCCCAATGGTGTAAAATGGTGTCCTCTCTTCATCACCTATTCCTCAGCTCAGGCGGCACTGATTTGAAAAACAGAAGAAAGCAATATGGCGGATGAAGGTGATTTATTTCCTCACTCCAGTCTTTTCAGATCAGTGGATTcgaaggaaaggagatgagaaTATACTCGGAATTATTGAGATGCGCCCCCCA contains the following coding sequences:
- the LOC135538109 gene encoding zinc finger protein ZIC 5-like, whose translation is MQRPGGRHRHNGHSLLRNNNSMISYIASPSPRASTTGAYAEYSTNNNRPIKPELVCKWTDHEHRDRTSKQRICDQTFSSMHELVDHVSTEHVAGLEPLSHVCMWEECLREGKAFKAKYKLINHIRVHTGEKPFSCTFPDCGKVFARSENLKIHTRTHTGEKPFQCEFPGCLRKFANSSDRKKHSQVHTSAKPYDCKSHGCFKSYTHPSSLRKHMKIHLNALKSSPTSEPIDLSFTGILGKRSSRDYVASRTNCSSSRLSLAPTVSNMKEWYVCTRTIGQGQNYLQLTADQIKSEPCGAEYYSTT